DNA sequence from the Nakaseomyces glabratus chromosome E, complete sequence genome:
AGAATGGATAACATTGACGATGTCAATACTTTTGACAAGGTTAAAGCTCTATCTAATCGTTATTATAAACTCTGGGTTGATGACGCTAAGAACGACCCTACATGCCCAGCTGACATTATAAGAAGTGTACTATTCTCAGGTGCGTTTAGAGAGCAATTGATATCGGAGGAATTCCTAAAACATTATATTGCCTTTTCAGCTTACTCTAAAATACTGAGGACgacaaaaaaatggaaaagagatattgaagatagaaaaattattgatttATTGTCAATAAATTGGAAGCCATGGGACATATTCATCGCAGGCCGATATCAGGAACTATGTGAAAAATACAACAGAACAAACTTTAGGATATATGAAGACGTATTGAAATATAAGACTGAATTGGAAGCGTTTATATATGACCTAAATATTCATACCCATACCATGGCCAgtgaaatgaaaatggaCACCGATCAGTTTTTTGCTGTCAAGGAAGGCTGCAAATATTCTAGAGCTGCAGAAATATTGGCACTTTACCAACATCTTTTGAGGAACCCTGAGATAATTAATGTGTTCCATCCCGTGATGACAAATTATATGGTCAAGCAGATATCCACAAATAATATTCAGGTCACTGGACAATTTCCAGTAAATGAAAAAGGATTGTCTTTGGGGAAAAGCATTTTAGAAATGATACAACTAACATTAAAGTGTGATAATATGATGTATGAAAACAGATTTTCCACTGATAAATCAAATAGGTCAAAGATCAAGTCTGATACAAGAGATTTTAAACTGGTTATAACTTGTAATAATTCGATGACCCATGAAATGCAAGGCCTCATCCGTTATTGTACACCTATGTCGATAGCTTTTACCtctgttcttgaagaacaTCATGTACCATCTTTCAGTGAATGTATTTACAAGAAGTATATCGCTGAATTCGATGCGACAGTATGTCTTTACCAGAGAGTAAAACCCAAGACAAAACCAGCATCTACAGagaaattgatcaagaGTACTTTGTCAAAACTGGAAGCCAATTTCACTGACTAAAATAAGAATATCTACTAATTACACACTGGGAACCACGATTTATACTTGTAAATTAAATATAATCCACTAAGCAAAATACTATTGAATAGTGAGTTAACTATTTATACTAGTCATGATTTACGGAAATGGTAAATCATGCTAAACATACCAGCAGACGAGTACTATCGAAGCTCACAACTCGAAGAGGCGAATTAAGGAGTTTACAGCTGGATGTTGCACTAAACAATTGCGAAAATACCAATTGGAATAAGCAAAGTGTAGTTCAGATTGCTTTTGGCGCATACTAATTAGTAACAATTGGATTATAAGTACGTTAGAAAGAAATCACATcaacttcaaagaaactAATAACAAAATGTCCAGATCAGGGTATGTAATAATGACACGTCTCAATTGTGCAGTAGTAGTAGGCATTTTTACTACTTAGATAACGATAATTGCTGTGGTTACGCAATGAAGATACTGTTATGGAACTGCTAGGAAGTATTTTAAATTCTGTTGAACTAATTGATACTAACAATGCTGATTAAATCTATGATGTTATCAAAACTCAGTTTGTGTGATAAATGTATTACTGATGATGGGAATGCACAATTGTTGAAGAGAACAATATTAAAGATGGATATTTAACAAAAGTAGGGTTCTTTATGATTATAGATATCCATTTTTAACTGGAAATACCATTATGGAGCTATAGTTGCTTGAATAACTAAAGCAAAATTGTTTTCGATGAAGGAAAACCGTTAAGTTCGAGTTGACTTAACAAAATTGTGCCCGAAATCACTTATATTTGCTACACGAAGCTGCCAGTTTGAATTCAATGATTTGTCAACTGATTAATACAGTGTTGCCGTTGCCGATGAATCCATACAAGCCTTCAATGACTTGAAGCTAGGTATGAAGTACAAGTTCGTCTTGTTCAGTTTGAATGATGCTAAGACCGAAATTGTTGTCAAGGAAACCTCCTCTGACCCATCTTACGATGCTTTCTTGGAGAAACTACCAGAAAACGACTGTCTATACGCCGTCTACGATTTCGAATACCAAATCTCTGAAAGTGAAGGTAAGAGATCAAAGATTGTTTTCTTCACTTGGTCCCCAGACACTGCTTCTGTGAGACCAAAGATGGTGTACGCCTCATCCAAGGATGCTTTGAAGAGAGCCTTGAACGGTGTTGCTATTGAGATTCAAGGTACTGATTTCTCCGAAGTTTCTTATGAAGCTGTTCTAGAGAAGGTTAGCAGAGGTGCTGGTTCTCACTAAGCTTTTTTACATAATTAAATGAATAAGCAATGAACAAACAACATTATATAATGCGTTTTTTATAAAAACATAATAAACTATCACTCTTATACCATATATTAACTTTTACACATAgtgaaaatatatacatcCAGATCATAAGGTGATATGACTGTTCACATTTTAGTAAGTATCTATATGCGTACATCTATATATGCTCGTTATGCAATTAATTCGGAGGATTTACTGGAAGGTTAATTTCTGTATAAAGAGAGGTTCAGAATTCGAGTCTCTGACCCATACAAGTCTATCAATCAAAGCATCAGCAATAATAAATTGTTTAATACCCCATTCACCAACTTTGTATACCTCTGGAATTTTATCACCCAGACTTGGAAATAGCCTCTTATATATGGACAAAAACTCAGTAACATCGTCTTTTGCAATAGATATAGTTCTTGAGATCTCCTCAAATGTTTCTAAAACAAATGGTGGAATATTGACAGTTCGTAACCCGTCTTTGTATGCGTCTTTGTTTGATGCTCTAACGACCCATAACAATAATGCTTCGTTTGCCATATCCTTAGCTAGAATATCTTCATATTTAGTTACACCGTAAGATAGCAGCAAACTGTTCGCAAAGACTTTATCAGACTTGAAAATCGACTTGAAAGAGACAATATTATCCTTGGCAGCACTGATTATGtctttttgctttttcAACAAGGAATCTAAACTGAACTGAAACAATTTCTTCTCCTCATTAAAATACTGTTTTATAATCTTACCCACAGAACTGTGTACAGAATTAGAGCTTATTTTAGCCTTTTCCTTGGAGTATTCAAGCTTTTGCTTTAAGATATTAATCAATTGATCTGACCCCTCTAGAATAGACCTTAAGGTAATATGCTCCTCCGATTTTAGTTTTGTAACGTAGCCGAAGAAATGTACTAAAGAGACAGGAAGAGGGTCGTTTTTACTTATCTTGAATAAGACGGTATCATTAGAGACAATTTCTAGATTTTCCACATGTTCTTTTGCTTGACTTATGAATGTTGGGTCAAGTCTCAACGTCAAGTTAACACTGTTGTGAATGTTTTCCTGAGAGTTTAAAAACCCATAACTGATTAAATAATCTACGTTTGATTTTTCACCGTAGTTATTGAACAATTCATCACCATTTTTCAAGTATGCCAGGTCCTTATTTGTGTAATTAAATGTGTCATCGCTGTAATTCCAGCTAACTTTAGTAGTATTATTATGATTTAATAAGTCCACAATTGGCAACAGGAATGCTAAGTTTAGCTCCTTTTTATCTTCACCAGTGATTAAACTAGGGAATGCtcttgaaaagaaaataaggTTTGACCAAACATATGCAACAAAAGATGTCCATTCGATGGCGTCCGAcgatttcttcaagatgTGTTGTAAATGCTCAATTATAGCGAAAAGTTCATCATCTGATAGCTGTATATCTCCATTTATGATTGACAGGTCACCATTTCCAAATTCATAAAGTTTCATGTAGTTTCTATATTCATCATATAATGCAAGCAATTTGAACTTTATTGTTAAGAACAGGTCAGATCCCTTTATCAATTGCAACTCTTCTTTAGTCCAAAAAAATGGGTGGATTCTCATTGAGTTCAATTTAGGTAGAATATTTATGTAAGGCCGAAAGAATTCATACTCGTTCTCCTTCGTAAAGGTAATATATGACAGGAAGAACTCTGTTAAACCGTTTGGattattgttgtatttAG
Encoded proteins:
- the CBP2 gene encoding Cbp2p (CAGL0E04026g~Ortholog(s) have RNA binding activity, role in Group I intron splicing and mitochondrion localization) — translated: MASKDLKKLLDAYWVEFRRRPSNVRFKYKPTIHYLKNAILDEKRSVNRVRSNQLKSEWFRIKDPNLQRSSLTDLRKLLLFDLVADENTKFQLVSDSAILRRKLVPLRDNWKRIASLMLHPLDGNLFNDNDDPIHALNDTYSTKLGFRYYQAIRAHSKDNAHKIDELLWPKFEFSEFCRGVAIGDNILQHLNEDDLKRIRFINPITGNEMPLTRSPELIPEGYNAIGLFPYFIEEHRQAFPKDPLWKTYSLYQSSILDTDSIRGQYNHLISNTNIPEWHKNEKVQVEVRMDNIDDVNTFDKVKALSNRYYKLWVDDAKNDPTCPADIIRSVLFSGAFREQLISEEFLKHYIAFSAYSKILRTTKKWKRDIEDRKIIDLLSINWKPWDIFIAGRYQELCEKYNRTNFRIYEDVLKYKTELEAFIYDLNIHTHTMASEMKMDTDQFFAVKEGCKYSRAAEILALYQHLLRNPEIINVFHPVMTNYMVKQISTNNIQVTGQFPVNEKGLSLGKSILEMIQLTLKCDNMMYENRFSTDKSNRSKIKSDTRDFKLVITCNNSMTHEMQGLIRYCTPMSIAFTSVLEEHHVPSFSECIYKKYIAEFDATVCLYQRVKPKTKPASTEKLIKSTLSKLEANFTD
- the COF1 gene encoding cofilin (CAGL0E04048g~Cofilin, actin binding and severing protein; protein abundance decreased in ace2 mutant cells) codes for the protein MSRSGVAVADESIQAFNDLKLGMKYKFVLFSLNDAKTEIVVKETSSDPSYDAFLEKLPENDCLYAVYDFEYQISESEGKRSKIVFFTWSPDTASVRPKMVYASSKDALKRALNGVAIEIQGTDFSEVSYEAVLEKVSRGAGSH
- the EFM1 gene encoding protein-lysine N-methyltransferase (CAGL0E04070g~Ortholog(s) have protein-lysine N-methyltransferase activity, role in peptidyl-lysine monomethylation and cytoplasm localization); translated protein: MSDKLDGLLAWARENGAQLREDCLEYNYDEKKGYHVLIKDIDALWEFKDAGVITVPRKLFITRQLAQQYFKINDQKLSTKYNNNPNGLTEFFLSYITFTKENEYEFFRPYINILPKLNSMRIHPFFWTKEELQLIKGSDLFLTIKFKLLALYDEYRNYMKLYEFGNGDLSIINGDIQLSDDELFAIIEHLQHILKKSSDAIEWTSFVAYVWSNLIFFSRAFPSLITGEDKKELNLAFLLPIVDLLNHNNTTKVSWNYSDDTFNYTNKDLAYLKNGDELFNNYGEKSNVDYLISYGFLNSQENIHNSVNLTLRLDPTFISQAKEHVENLEIVSNDTVLFKISKNDPLPVSLVHFFGYVTKLKSEEHITLRSILEGSDQLINILKQKLEYSKEKAKISSNSVHSSVGKIIKQYFNEEKKLFQFSLDSLLKKQKDIISAAKDNIVSFKSIFKSDKVFANSLLLSYGVTKYEDILAKDMANEALLLWVVRASNKDAYKDGLRTVNIPPFVLETFEEISRTISIAKDDVTEFLSIYKRLFPSLGDKIPEVYKVGEWGIKQFIIADALIDRLVWVRDSNSEPLFIQKLTFQ